The window GGGATACGATGGATAGCCTGAGCGGCCTCTTGGCCTTCGTCCACGCCGCCCGGATGCGCAGCTTCGTCGCGGCGGGCGAACGGCTGGGCGTGTCGGCATCGGCGGTCGGCAAGAGCGTCGCGCGGCTCGAGGAAAAAATCGGCGTGCGGCTCTTGAACCGCAGCACGCGGCGCATCAGTCTGACCGAGGAAGGCACGCTGTTTTTCGAGCGGTGTCAGCGCATCGTCGGGGAGATCGAAGAGGCCGAGGCCGAAATGCTGCGCGTCACCGGGACACCTAGCGGACGGTTGCGCGTGAGCCTGCCGGCGGTCGGATACCGGATGCTGATGCCGGTGCTGCCTGAATTCACGCAGCGGTATCCCGACATCGAGCTCGATCTGGATTTCAACGACCGGCTGATCGACGTGATCGCCGAGGGCGTCGACGCGGTGATTCGCAGCGGCGAGCTGAACGACTCGCGTTTGAAGGCGAAGCCGCTTGGGCCGTTTCGCTTCGTTCTTGCCGGCGCGCCTGGGTATTTCGCGCGGCGCGGCGTGCCGCTCGTGCCGCGCGAACTGGAGCAGCACGCGTGCTTGCGCTACAAGTTTCCGACCACCGGGCAGCTTCAACCGTGGAGCCTGCGCTCGCGCGCAGACGAGCCGCCCGTTGCGCTCGCGGGCGGCCTGATCTGCAACAGCGTCGAGGCGTTGATCGCCGCGGCGTCGGGCGGCCTAGGCATTGCTTATCTGCCCGACTTCGTCGTGCGCGAAGCGATCGCGGCCGGAACGCTGACGACTGTGCTTGACGACCATCTGCCTGACACGGGGCGGTTCTCGGTGCTGTGGCCGAGCAACCGGCATTTGCTGCCGAAGCTCAGAGTGTTCGTCGATTATTTGGTTGAGAAGCGGGTGCTGAGGTAGTGCTCAGACAACGCCTCTCAAGGCACTGACTTCCGCAGCAACTTAGCGGGCAGGTGTGGCGTGCGACGCGTGCCCATCACGGAATCGAGCGCAAGACGATCACCGCTCACCGTCACGTACCCGATCAGCATAACTACAAGCACAAAAATGCGCCCCCACGAGCCCGCGTCCTGTGAGCGCGCAGTTTCGCCCCTTGCATTCGAAAGAATTTTGTAATATAAATGTCAGGCCGCGCGTAGAT is drawn from Trinickia violacea and contains these coding sequences:
- a CDS encoding LysR family transcriptional regulator, with the translated sequence MDSLSGLLAFVHAARMRSFVAAGERLGVSASAVGKSVARLEEKIGVRLLNRSTRRISLTEEGTLFFERCQRIVGEIEEAEAEMLRVTGTPSGRLRVSLPAVGYRMLMPVLPEFTQRYPDIELDLDFNDRLIDVIAEGVDAVIRSGELNDSRLKAKPLGPFRFVLAGAPGYFARRGVPLVPRELEQHACLRYKFPTTGQLQPWSLRSRADEPPVALAGGLICNSVEALIAAASGGLGIAYLPDFVVREAIAAGTLTTVLDDHLPDTGRFSVLWPSNRHLLPKLRVFVDYLVEKRVLR